A single window of Carassius gibelio isolate Cgi1373 ecotype wild population from Czech Republic chromosome A19, carGib1.2-hapl.c, whole genome shotgun sequence DNA harbors:
- the LOC127935326 gene encoding ceramide synthase 2, translated as MLSRLSEWFWNERLWFPGGLGWADLEDRDGVTYSKTSDLWVTLPIALAFLIIRQIFERTVAIRMASALGVKEKVRVRVEHNPTLESFFRISNKNPQQSEIESLGKKTGYSETQIHRWFRRRRNQERPNKLKKFKEASWRFTFYLLAFIAGLAALIDKPWFYEMKEMWTGFPMLELLPSQYWYYMIELGFYMSLLFSVASDIKRKDFKEQIVHHVATILLISFSWCVNYIRAGTLIMLVHDASDYLLESAKMFNYAGWRKACNYIFIIFAVVFMITRLVIFPFWILHCTWVYPVTVYPPFFGYYFFNGLLFVLQCLHIFWAILILRMAVKFLPGNNIVEDERSDREETDSEEDEREQEGRKAPMKNGPVQNGHSPLNNNHHRKNE; from the exons ATGTTGTCCAGGCTGAGCGAGTGGTTCTGGAACGAGAGGCTGTGGTTTCCAGGAGGCCTGGGTTGGGCCGACCTGGAGGATCGTGACGGTGTCACTTACAGCAAGACATCTGACCTCTGGGTGACCCTGCCCATCGCCCTCGCCTTCCTCATTATACGACAGATCTTTGAAAG GACCGTGGCCATTCGAATGGCCTCAGCTTTGGGTGTAAAGGAGAAAGTCCGAGTGAGAGTGGAGCACAACCCCACGCTGGAGTCGTTCTTCAGAATCTCAAATAAAAATCCCCAACAG AGTGAAATCGAGAGTTTAGGTAAAAAGACCGGGTACTCAGAGACACAGATCCACAGATGGTTTAGGCGACGAAGGAATCAAGAGCGACCAAACAAGCTGAAGAAGTTCAAAGAGGCCAG TTGGAGATTTACCTTTTACCTTCTTGCTTTCATTGCTGGCCTTGCTGCACTTATTGAC AAACCTTGGTTCTACGAAATGAAGGAGATGTGGACGGGGTTTCCAATGCTG GAGCTGCTGCCTTCTCAGTACTGGTACTACATGATTGAACTAGGCTTTTACATGTCGCTCCTCTTCAGCGTTGCATCAGACATCAAGCGAAAA GACTTTAAAGAACAAATAGTGCACCACGTAGCCACCATCCTGCTGATTAGTTTCTCCTGGTGCGTGAACTACATCAGAGCAGGAACCCTCATTATGCTGGTGCACGACGCCTCCGACTATCTGCTGGAG TCTGCCAAAATGTTTAACTATGCCGGCTGGAGAAAAGCATGCAACTACATATTCATCATATTTGCTGTCGTCTTCATGATCACCAGACTTGTCATCTTTCCATTTTG GATTTTGCACTGTACCTGGGTGTATCCAGTGACCGTTTATCCTCCGTTCTTTGGGTATTACTTCTTTAACGGGCTGCTGTTTGTGCTGCAGTGTCTGCACATCTTCTGGGCCATACTCATCCTGCGTATGGCCGTCAAATTCTTGCCAGGCAAT AATATCGTGGAGGACGAGAGGAGTGACCGAGAAGAAACGGACTCTGAGGAAGacgagagagagcaggagggCAGGAAAGCGCCTATGAAAAATGGACCAGTGCAGAACGGCCACTCTCCTCTAAACAACAACCATCACCGCAAGAATGAGTGA